A window of the Kosakonia sp. BYX6 genome harbors these coding sequences:
- a CDS encoding transglycosylase SLT domain-containing protein: protein MFRLMLVLFFLAVNSAIANCWKQAGERYGIEPELLKAIAIVESGLSAVAVNKNNNGTTDVGLMQINSQHFNQLKKYRITPRLLINNPCQNIMTGAWVLAGQMRVFGYSWDAVGAYNAGNARDRKTKIARMRYSQKVARVYQGLKSNNKD, encoded by the coding sequence ATGTTCAGGCTGATGCTCGTGTTGTTTTTTCTGGCGGTGAACAGCGCCATAGCAAATTGCTGGAAGCAGGCGGGCGAGCGTTACGGTATTGAGCCTGAATTATTGAAGGCGATCGCCATTGTCGAATCAGGTTTATCGGCGGTGGCAGTCAATAAAAATAACAACGGCACCACCGATGTTGGCCTGATGCAGATTAATAGCCAGCACTTTAACCAGTTAAAGAAATACCGCATTACGCCAAGGTTACTGATTAATAATCCCTGCCAGAACATTATGACGGGCGCATGGGTTCTGGCGGGGCAAATGCGGGTGTTCGGTTATAGCTGGGATGCGGTCGGGGCTTATAACGCGGGCAATGCCCGCGATCGCAAAACCAAAATTGCGCGGATGAGATACAGCCAAAAAGTGGCACGCGTTTATCAGGGGTTGAAAAGTAACAATAAGGATTGA